A single region of the Vespula pensylvanica isolate Volc-1 chromosome 8, ASM1446617v1, whole genome shotgun sequence genome encodes:
- the LOC122631231 gene encoding ras-related protein Rab-21 → MASSISTTGNGYNFKVVLLGEGCVGKTSVALRYVEDKFNDKHVTTVQASFLNKKLNINGKRVNLAIWDTAGQEKFHALGPIYYRMSNGAILVYDITDEDTFQKVKNWVKELKKMLGSEISLAIAGNKVDLEKERNVSIEEAEEYAQQVGAMHFHTSAKLNQNIEQMFLDLTRRMIQHADEVEQKSCLQRTSSTRRNVVVVEDESEQSRPTKSFCCGSSSQNS, encoded by the exons ATGGCCAGTTCGATTAGTACTACTGGAAATGGATATAATTTCAAAGTGGTGTTACTTGGTGAAGGATGTGTGGGCAAAACTTCAGTAGCATTACGATACGTCGAAGACAAATTTAATGACAAACATGTTACTACGGTACAA gcatcttttttaaataagaaattaaatataaatggtAAAAGAGTAAATTTAGCAATATGGGATACTGCAGGACAGGAAAAGTTTCATGCACTAGGAccaatttattatagaatgtCTAATGGTGCCATTTTAGTTTACGATATTACAGATGAAGATACTTTTCAAAAG gtTAAAAATTGGGTAAAAGaacttaaaaaaatgttaggcAGTGAAATTTCTTTAGCAATTGCTGGCAATAAAGTAGATCttgaaaaggaacgaaatgtTTCAATAGAAGAAGCGGAAGA ATATGCCCAGCAAGTCGGTGCTATGCATTTTCATACATCTGCAAAACTAAATCAAAATATTGAACAGATGTTCTTGGATTTGACACGTAGAATGATACAACATGCTGATGAAGTAGAACAAAAGTCTTGTTTGCAAAGGACTAGCAGTACACGTCGTAATGTTGTGGTAGTTGAAGATGAATCTGAACAAAGTCGACCAACGAAAAGTTTTTGTTGTGGTAGTTCTTCCCAAAACtcgtaa
- the LOC122631234 gene encoding rho GTPase-activating protein 1: MEANYQTTLSPARTLTGMNNETEDPYPSLSDYHDYEPNLEFDDTELQASSNNAVQLLEAKLDLINSGAVVTGIDYLESPVSDGTIEENFEEALVDAPVIESADDLAALEGELADEEDYLDISRHGIVEVVGDDSAGRKIIVVSACKLPPIGKEAFNHAKLLRYLMHTLDKFVEQDYSLVYFHYGLTSKNKPPLSWLWQAYKAFDRKYKKNLKALYLVHPTNFIRIVWQIFKPAISAKFGRKMMYVNYLEELAQYINLDQLIIPPQVLQHNEQLISKNKKSLPTSPPQSTVATPIGTTQFGASLSFIKENNNGDPIPPIVKQCIEFLNCPDALETEGIFRRSANVGVIRKLQHDCNQGLQADFKGDPHIAAVLLKTFLHELDEPLMTYELYDEITQFQTLSKDERPRRVKILVLEKLPEDNYHLLKYIVQFLSKVIDRSDLNKMTSSNLAVVFGPNLVRAPPSRGMSLSAIGPINQFIDFLFTFQDKIFII; encoded by the exons ATGGAAGCAAACTATCAAACGACGCTAAGTCCAGCACGAACTTTGACAG GAATGAACAATGAAACTGAAGATCCTTATCCAAGTTTATCTGATTATCATGATTATGAACCAAATTTAGAGTTTGATGACACAGAACTACAGGCATCTTCAAATAATG cTGTACAGCTTTTAGAAGCAAAGCTAGATTTGATTAACAGTGGTGCAGTAGTGACAGGCATAGATTATTTGGAGAGTCCAGTAAGCGATGGGacaatagaagaaaattttgaagaagCTCTAGTAGATGCTCCAGTTATAGAATCTG CTGATGACCTAGCAGCACTAGAAGGAGAACTAGCAGATGAAGAAGATTACCTTGATATATCAAGGCATGGTATTGTAGAAGTTGTAGGAGATGACAGTGCTGGTCgtaaaataatagtagtatCAGCCTGTAAATTGCCTCCTATTGGAAAAGAAGCTTTTAATCATGCCAAACTCCTCAG gtaCTTGATGCATACATTAGACAAATTTGTAGAACAGGATTATAGTCTTGTTTATTTCCATTATGGCCTAACTTCAAAAAATAAGCCACCACTCTCTTGGTTATGGCAGGCATATAAAGCCTTTGATaggaaatacaaaaagaatctCAAAGCACTCTATTTAGTCCATCCaactaattttattagaattgtCTGGCAGATCTTTAAACCAGCTATTAG tGCAAAGTTTGGTCGTAAAATGAtgtatgttaattatttagaaGAACTAGCACAATACATTAATCTTGATCAACTCATTATACCTCCACAAGTACTACA gCACAATGAACAACTTataagcaaaaataaaaaaagtttaccAACTAGTCCACCTCAAAGTACAGTGGCTACACCAATTGGTACAACACAATTTGGTGCAAGTTTaagttttattaaagaaaataataatggtgaTCCAATACCTCCTATAGTAAAACAATGTATTGAGTTTTTAAATTGTCCAGATG ctCTAGAAACAGAGGGAATATTCAGAAGATCTGCTAATGTAGgagtaattagaaaattacaaCATGATTGTAATCAGGGTTTGCAAGCAGACTTTAAAGGAGATCCTCATATAGCAGCAGttcttttaaaaacatttcttcACGAATTAGATGAACCCCTTATGACATATGAATTATATGATGAAATAACACaatttcaaa CATTATCAAAAGATGAAAGACCACGTAGAGTAAAAATATTAGTGCTCGAAAAACTTCCTGAAGATAATTATcatcttttgaaatatatagtacaatttttatcaaag GTAATAGACAGAagtgatttaaataaaatgacatCAAGTAATTTAGCAGTGGTATTTGGCCCGAATCTCGTTAGAGCACCTCCGTCACGTGGAATGTCTCTTTCTGCGATAGGACCTATTAATCAGTTTATAGATTTTCTATTCACAtttcaagataaaatatttatcatctaA
- the LOC122631086 gene encoding uncharacterized protein LOC122631086 yields MESQNKDKYFKSDKILNAINKLFVSLQDYEKKEINQSLHQVIDEIIEKMKENTFFKKVFQRKLFGGSFYKGTKIGIPEEFDIDIIIKLPINYEDIRIFLCDHEGFINIYSGLNQNNLIHLKMDREVHKLLDNSMYIDQNKFRSWMESIVNISIYNLPKKGNKYLLKINNTEYMIRVIKSGPAFTYEIEFINGKKINVDLVPVLEFSKDIPHMSNLSEFKVLKKQNWFAVPKPITINKQKHICWRTCFYEQEKEILSKNGQIKQIIRLMKKLRDTKNWNNIASYYIETIALNLLQEDSLFGKGSCTLSFMKMLRSMHSTLIHQCLPYYWNNDFNLLYKLNLIEMRNISNQLRKIIENIDRSIENDPYIIANYILNEKEYNELYSELNKSPSETENNEDNICMII; encoded by the exons ATGGag tcacaaaataaagataaatattttaagagtgataaaatattaaatgctATAAACAAACTATTTGTATCTTTACAagactatgaaaaaaaagaaattaaccaGAGTTTACACCAG GTCATAGATgagataattgaaaaaatgaaagaaaacactttttttaaaaaagtatttcaaagaaaattatttggagGTAGTTTCTATAAAGGTACAAAAATTGGTATACCTGAAGAAtttgatatagatataataattaaactacCTATTAATTATGAAGATATAAGA atatttctatGTGACCACGAAggttttatcaatatatactCTGGTTTAAATCAAAACAACTTAATTCATCTGAAAATGGATAG AGAAGTGCATAAATTACTTGATAATTCGATGTATAttgatcaaaataaatttcgtagTTGGATGGAAAGCATtgtaaatataagtatatataatttaccaaagaaaggtaataaatatttattaaaaataaataatactgaaTATATG ATAAGAGTAATCAAGAGTGGTCCAGCATTTACATatgaaatagaatttataaatggcaaaaaaataaacgttgaTTTAGTACCAGTGttagaattttcaaaagatataCCACACATGAGTAATTTATCAGAATTTAAAGTACTCAAA aaaCAAAATTGGTTTGCTGTACCAAAGcctattacaattaataaacaaaaacatatCTGTTGGAGAACATGTTTTtatgaacaagaaaaagaaattctatctAAAAATGGgcaaattaaacaaataataagatTGATGAAA AAATTAAGAGATACCAAAAATTGGAATAATATTGCTAGCTACTATATAGAAACAATTGCTTTAAACTTATTACAAGAGGACTCATTGTTTGGGAAAGGATCATGTACACTTTCGTTTATGAAG atgtTACGTTCCATGCATTCTACTCTAATTCATCAGTGCTTACCTTATTACTGGAACAATGATTTTAATCTATTATACAAACTcaatttaatagaaatgagaaatatttcaaatcaattgaggaaaatcattgaaaacaTTGATAGATCAATAGAGAACGATCCATATATCATTGCTAACTATATCT taaatgaaaaagaatataatgaattatattctGAACTAAATAAGTCACCTTCAGAAACAGAAAACAATGAGGATAATATCTGCATGATAATTTAa
- the LOC122630895 gene encoding three prime repair exonuclease 2 isoform X2 encodes MPRITEFSFVAVTRDNICLDKNKIPRVLQTLTVPVNPNKPIPQYVEILTKLNNESLQNVSSFDHKIYNMINSFLDTLMKPICFVAHNGNKFDYPIFLWELKCLDKDLAEDILCADTLLLFKDYFTNVNYMQDTEILNMEKHVEKVNILQKPNNFKLITIYEHLLKTPAKNNHVAQDDCINMLHCANHIAKYFIEWCDKNALPLCKMK; translated from the exons ATGCCTAGAATTACAGAATTTTCATTTGTAGCTGTAACTCGAGACAATATATgtctcgataaaaataaaattccaaGAGTTTTACAAACTCTTACTGTACCAGTTAATCCTAATAAACCTATACCTCAATATGTAGAGATTTTAACAA aattaaataatgaGTCTTTACAAAATGTATCTTCATTtgatcataaaatttataatatgatcAATAGTTTTCTTGATACATTAATGAAACCAATATGTTTCGTGGCTcataatggaaataaatttgattatccAATTTTTTTGTGGGAATTAAAATGTCTTGATAAg gATTTAGCAGAAGATATTCTATGTGCAGATACATTACTCTTATTCAAAGATTATTTTAcgaatgttaattatatgCAAGATACTGAAATCTTGAATATGGAAAAACACGTGGAAAAAGTTAATATACTCCAAAAACCgaacaattttaaattaataacgatatatgaacatttattaaaaaccCCAGCAAAAAACAATCATGTAGCACAAGATGATTGTATTAATATGCTACATTGTGCTAATCATATTGCAAAATACTTTATAGAATGGTGCGATAAAAATGCATTACCATtatgtaaaatgaaatga
- the LOC122630895 gene encoding three prime repair exonuclease 2 isoform X1 produces MIKTFVFFDIETTGLIEGNKMPRITEFSFVAVTRDNICLDKNKIPRVLQTLTVPVNPNKPIPQYVEILTKLNNESLQNVSSFDHKIYNMINSFLDTLMKPICFVAHNGNKFDYPIFLWELKCLDKDLAEDILCADTLLLFKDYFTNVNYMQDTEILNMEKHVEKVNILQKPNNFKLITIYEHLLKTPAKNNHVAQDDCINMLHCANHIAKYFIEWCDKNALPLCKMK; encoded by the exons ATGATAAaaacatttgtattttttgatattgaaACAACAGGTCTTATTGAGGGCAATAAAATGCCTAGAATTACAGAATTTTCATTTGTAGCTGTAACTCGAGACAATATATgtctcgataaaaataaaattccaaGAGTTTTACAAACTCTTACTGTACCAGTTAATCCTAATAAACCTATACCTCAATATGTAGAGATTTTAACAA aattaaataatgaGTCTTTACAAAATGTATCTTCATTtgatcataaaatttataatatgatcAATAGTTTTCTTGATACATTAATGAAACCAATATGTTTCGTGGCTcataatggaaataaatttgattatccAATTTTTTTGTGGGAATTAAAATGTCTTGATAAg gATTTAGCAGAAGATATTCTATGTGCAGATACATTACTCTTATTCAAAGATTATTTTAcgaatgttaattatatgCAAGATACTGAAATCTTGAATATGGAAAAACACGTGGAAAAAGTTAATATACTCCAAAAACCgaacaattttaaattaataacgatatatgaacatttattaaaaaccCCAGCAAAAAACAATCATGTAGCACAAGATGATTGTATTAATATGCTACATTGTGCTAATCATATTGCAAAATACTTTATAGAATGGTGCGATAAAAATGCATTACCATtatgtaaaatgaaatga
- the LOC122630894 gene encoding eukaryotic translation initiation factor 3 subunit J isoform X1: protein MDDEWDVDNVEAKFDLAMRSNKWEGEDEDEDVKDSWEDIEEEKKDVEKPAEVPKAKPKPKKALTERIEEREKKAKEEAERKAKEKEEALTPEEKRVELLRRQRLQEEADLRLAMETFGVTEESSTGLDAMNPNTKEEFEQFGTALSQKINQFKKHSEFPPFAEELIKSIALNLSSNALKKVKTMVDNLLIEKQKLEKGEKPKKAKGKGKAKLKIEGENTMLSEYSDYVYDDYDDFM, encoded by the exons ATGGATGATGAGTGGG ATGTGGACAATGTTGAAGCGAAATTTGATCTCGCAATGAGATCAAACAAATGGGAAGGtgaagatgaagacgaagatgtAAAG gaTAGCTGGGAGGATattgaagaagagaagaaagatgtgGAAAAACCTGCGGAAGTACCAAAAGCCAAACCAAAACCGAAGAAAGCTCTTACTGAAAGGATCGAAGAACGCGAG aaaaaagcgaaagaggaAGCTGAAAGAAAAgctaaggaaaaagaagaagcattAACAccagaagagaagagagtagaGCTGTTAAGGCGACAGAGGTTACAGGAAGAGGCTGACTTACGATTGGCAATGGAAACATTTG GTGTAACTGAAGAATCATCAACAGGTCTGGATGCTATGAATCCTAACACAAAAGAAGAATTTGAACAATTTGGTACTGCACTTTCGCAAAAAATCAACCAGTTTAAAAAGCATTCTGAATTTCCACCATTTGCAGAAGAACTTATAAAGTCCATTGCCCTAAATT TATCATCAAATGCTTTGAAGAAAGTCAAGACTATGGtggataatttattaatagaaaaacaaaaattagaaaaaggagaaaaaccTAAAAAAGCTAAAGGAAAGGGTAAAGCAAAACTTAAAATTGAAGGAGAAAATACCATGTTAAGCGAGTATAGTGATTATGTATATGACGATTATGACGATTTTATGTAG
- the LOC122630894 gene encoding eukaryotic translation initiation factor 3 subunit J isoform X2 — MWKNLRKYQKPNQNRRKLLLKGSKNARLKKAKEEAERKAKEKEEALTPEEKRVELLRRQRLQEEADLRLAMETFGVTEESSTGLDAMNPNTKEEFEQFGTALSQKINQFKKHSEFPPFAEELIKSIALNLSSNALKKVKTMVDNLLIEKQKLEKGEKPKKAKGKGKAKLKIEGENTMLSEYSDYVYDDYDDFM; from the exons atgtgGAAAAACCTGCGGAAGTACCAAAAGCCAAACCAAAACCGAAGAAAGCTCTTACTGAAAGGATCGAAGAACGCGAGGTTA aaaaaagcgaaagaggaAGCTGAAAGAAAAgctaaggaaaaagaagaagcattAACAccagaagagaagagagtagaGCTGTTAAGGCGACAGAGGTTACAGGAAGAGGCTGACTTACGATTGGCAATGGAAACATTTG GTGTAACTGAAGAATCATCAACAGGTCTGGATGCTATGAATCCTAACACAAAAGAAGAATTTGAACAATTTGGTACTGCACTTTCGCAAAAAATCAACCAGTTTAAAAAGCATTCTGAATTTCCACCATTTGCAGAAGAACTTATAAAGTCCATTGCCCTAAATT TATCATCAAATGCTTTGAAGAAAGTCAAGACTATGGtggataatttattaatagaaaaacaaaaattagaaaaaggagaaaaaccTAAAAAAGCTAAAGGAAAGGGTAAAGCAAAACTTAAAATTGAAGGAGAAAATACCATGTTAAGCGAGTATAGTGATTATGTATATGACGATTATGACGATTTTATGTAG